aattggctcgctcttcggaataatttagataaatggagatcaaacccgagaggggaccatcacataaggccgaaacgtttgagactccttttagtcgcctcttacgacaggcaggaataccgcgggcctattctaacccccgaacccgcagggggctgggtgatgctgagggaatcagattaggaaatgagacacttaaagcagtaaaggagttttgctatttggggagcaaaataactcatgatggtcgaagtagagaggatataaaatgtagactggcaatggcaaagaaagcgtttctgaagaagagaaatttgttaacatcgagtatagatttaagtgtcaagaagtcgtttctgaaagtatttgtatggagtgtagtcatgtatggaagtgaaacacggacgataaatagtttggacaagaagagaatagaagctttcaaaatgtggtgctacagaagaatgctgaagattaggtgggtatatcacgtaactaatgagggggcattgaatagaattggggagaagaggagtttgtggcacaacttgactagaagaagggatcggttgataggacatgttctgaggcatcaagggagcaccaatttagtattggagggcagcgtggagggtaaaaatcgtagcgggagaccaagagatgaatacactaagcagattcagaaggatgtaggttgcagtaggtactgggagatgaagcagcttgcgcaggatagagtagcatggagagctgcatcaaaccagtctcacgactgaagaccacaaccacaacaaccaaATTATATAACATTATTCATATTCATCCAGCAGTAAAAAGAGGATTTGACTGAGAATATTCACTGCCTAACACATGTCaatgcaactacacacacacacacacacacacacacacacacacacacacacacacacaccactagctGTTATGTAAATGATAAGAATTGCAATTATCAGTGATACGTAGAATGCCCACCAAAGCACATATGGATCTTTGTTGGTTGGTTTAGAAAGGGaggggtgttggggggggggggggggggcaacctgctaggtcatcagtccctagttccAATTAAAATAAATCCACAAAAGTGGAAGCAAAATAATCAaggcatacaaaacacagctggaagaaaggcgaaaaccacaagaatgacagaagggcaacaaacactgaaATGGACAAAACCAGACAAGAAAAACCacagagagatgctagaaacatgtagaagagatcaaaacaagagagcagattaccatggctggttgaccatgagtataaaaaggagaagccagccactctgcaacacattaaaacctccatactaaaagcactagggtggaggatacagaaggacaaaggacatgtgctacaaCTACGCTCAAATGATAACATACACCCTCGCGAATAAAACCTAAAACCAAAGcttctgttgaggcattgtcatccaacaccaaaggtagggtgctgggaaaagtAAAAGACTGTCGCagggcggctaaaagtgggcagtctagCAAGAGGTGGATGACCGTCATTTGCGATCCACAGCAACACCGAAGTGGGTCATCGCGACGGAGGAGATAACCATGCGTCAGCCATGTACGGCCAATGCGGagtcggcagaggacaactgattctgTCTCCCAGAGCCAAAAAACCCTGCGGCATAAGACAGAATGCAAGTCAGTTTTGGAGATGctcatctccagaagcagtttccacgtagcctgtttggccagcctgtcagcaagttcgttgcctgggattccgacatgtcctggggtccacacaaacaccactgaatgatggATTGTCccaggacatagatggactcctgaatggacgctaccaaaggatggcaagggtagcattggtcgatagcttgtaggctactcaaggagtcagtgcacaggagaaatgactcaccggGGCATGAGCAGATGTGTTCAAGAGCACgacatatggccaccagctctgcagttatCTGacgaggagtgctgttcaatatgtcctccatgaacaaacGCAAAgtctatgtgaccatcagccatcaagccttcagtgtaaaccacttcatgtccacagtacatgtcaagaatcaagaggaaatgATATCGGAGAGCCGcaaggttaacagagtccttaggaccatgtgaaaggtccagaagaatctgcagccTCGGTGTACAacgtggaggtgtacgtgaatggacctcgaggagaggtagTAACGGTAAGGACTCCAGTTCCGACAGAAAGGACTGGAAGCGAACCGCAATCAAAAGCCCTGACCTGGGatgccgatgtgggagatgaaccgccatggttgggaaaagcagacagtaattcggatgcgcaggagaactatgaacatgtgcaatgtaactggcgagcagttgtgcacaacTAACCTTAAATGGacggactccggcctccaccaggacactggactcattctaaaagctcccgtcgctagacaaacgccacagtggtgcactgggtcaagtaaacgcaacactgagggcgccgccgaaccgtaagccagactcccatagtcaagaggggattgaacaagggctctgaagagctacagcagcgtagagcgatctgcaccctagttggtgttgctcaggcagtggagggcactgaAGTGTtgtcagcacttctgcttaagctgatgaaggtgagatagccaagtcaatcgggcccTGAAAACCAGAGGTAAAGTTccggttctggatgaacggtacgaggCCGACAGAAATGTATgaggtacgacgccgacagaaatgtATGAGACACgttttgcggctgaaaactggaaacagTGGGCTAGAGCctatgactgcaccttgtgaatggctcccagtaggcgccgctcagcaacaccagtgctggaggagcagtacaaaatgcagaagtcatctgcatacagagaaggtgagcgacagccctacagctgctgctagacttaatagccactaaaaatagagacactcaatacggagccctatggaatgccattctcctgtaTATGGGGGGAACTGTGGGAGGCACCGATTTGGACATGGAAAGTAACGGAGCAGCAGGAAGTTttcgataaaaatcgggagcgggcccaaGCGACCTCACTCGTACAATGTGGCAAAGATACGATGTCGTCAggttgtgtcgtatgctttacataagtaaaaaaagatgttggcatctggaaaagagtgttcagatggcagactcgagggacacaagatcatcagtggtagagtgaccctggcaaagccaccctgacatggagccagtagcccacgtgactccaggacccaacacaactgacgacacaccatacattccagcagcttacaaagaaagttggtgaggctgatcaGCCAGTAGCTATCCACATTATGCAGGTTTTGACCAGGTTTGTGCACCAGAATTATGcagctctcccgccattgtgagggaaagacgccattgcaccagatccggttgaagatgacgaggagatgtcgcttgtagtcagatgagagatgtttaatcatccgaCTGTGGATCTGATCCGGCCTAAGAGCTGTGTCAGGGCTatgtgcaagggtgctgaggagttcccactctgtAAATCGGCTGTTATagtgttcactgtggtgtgtagtgaacgagaCGATTTTCCTTTTCATCCGCCATTTGAGTGTGTGAAAGGCTGCAGGGTAGTTCTCCAACACAGAGGCTCTAGCATAGCGCTTAGCAAAGAGCTCAGCAATCAcatttgcgtcagtagataacacgTCATTGATGTTAATGGCAGGGAttcctgttggggtctggtacccaaaaagatgtctaatcttcatccagacttgggaaggtggcgtatggcacccaatggtcgacacatacctctcccaacactcctgtttctgtcatTTTATAAGGTGGGGAATGTGGGCTTTGAGCTGCTTAAAagttattaggtgctctagggaagagtGCCGCTAACGTCTCTGTAGAGCTTGCTGATGTTCTTCAATTGCCTCAGAgccttccagcgaccaccaagggtctGTCTTTCGCcgagggcaccctaaagaacgagagattgcattttctgccgcagaaacgattgttgtagtgacctgctcaacaacAATATccatggcaccatgtgggggatattctgcagtgacagcagaggtaaaggcttcccagtctgccttgtttaaagcccatctgagtAGGCATCTGTGGGCATGACGTCAGGGGAATGAcaagaagatggggaagtggtcattacCAAACAGGTCGTCAAgtatggatagatgggagaaggccaggactgcaaaccgagagatcaatggccaaatatttggcatgtgccacactgaaatgtgtggcggcacctgtattttaagaggcagaggttgagttgtgacagtaaattttcgacctccctacctTGGCCGTTAAGCATGGCGCCACCACACAAAATGTTATgcatgttaaaatctcccaaaagtagggaaggtttagggagttgatcaattagtgcagccaatacattcagcagtactgcaccatctggaggaagatacacattgcagacagttatttcttgcatcatccttatcctgacagccacagcttcaagaggggtttgaaacggcacaggttcactacatactgcgttcaggacatagatgcaaactccacctgagacTTTATTCTAGTCGCTACGGTTCCTATAACATCCCTTATggctgcagagggcaggggtccgcattgctgggaaccaggtttcctggaaggcACTGGAGACAGCAGGTGTAAAaattaacagttgccgtagctaagtcaggtggtggaaaaaaccaccgcaattccactggaggattacatgatcgtgagactgggaaggcatgaaacacttgatgaggcagtctacgcctcagggtcacctgctgccaccatatGAGTACCTGTGTGATCGACATCCATTGTGTTTGAGGGCCTAGCGAGATCTAGATCCTcaagcggatgccagaatctccacctcatcctgacacagagcttgtaggtagtggtggtgtgggtgccacctcaGTGTCTTGGTTCTTGAGGGTCTTTTTCTCTTTagttttctctcactgctccttaggtttgcccggcttggagggcttcactgattcagtctcaggaactgaggaggactgtgaagccacacaaccagctacctgtggttgcttcagtcaCTGacaggtgtcagctttgccactggtaggaacctgggaagggagtgacccaagggatcccttcctggcaagaggatccagctgagaagtggggactgacatCCACGATGGTTGTGTGGGTGggtggacgagggggggggggggggggggctggggttgCTCCTGGAgaaggttgtgcaggagcaacagggagagaactgacccccaccatcaagggggcaggtggaaaCTGACGGCTCAGAGTCAACTATTCCTAATGGAATGGAAGATGGTAGAACCACTGTCATAGCAGCGGCGTAGGTTGAAATCATATGCACatgatgtagcctctcatattttctcttagcctcagtgtaggtcagtcagtccagggtcttgtcttccattatttttctttctttctggagactcctgcagtctggcgagcaaggcaaatggtgctcttcgcagttgacacagatggaaggcggggcacagggagtatCGGGATTTGAAGGACGTCCACAATGCCAACgagtgatgctggaagtacagcaggaagacatatggtcaaactaccagcacttaaagcaccacatcgggggagggatatatggctttacgtcacagagatagaccatcaccttgaccttcttgggtaatgtgtcaccctcaaaggccaaaatgaaggcaccggtggcaacctgattatctgtCAGACCCCAGTGGACGCGCCggatgaaatggacacctcgccgctctaaattggcacacagcttatcggcagactgcaaaagaaggtccctgtgaaatatgataccctggaccgtaTTTAAGCTCTAAAGGcaagtgatggaaacagaaacatcctccagcttgtcacaggcaagtagtgcccgtgactgggcagtggATGCTGTTTTGATGCAAACCGACCctgactgcattttggacaagccctcctccTTCCCAAACTTGCCCTCTAAATGATCCACAAAAAACTGAgatttcattgacaagaaagattccccaccaactctcatacatacgaggtatcggggtgaataagcttcgctgccatccttagcctggcgttccttccATGATGTGGccgggggtggagggggtggggtggggtgggaggggggtggggtggggggggggacgatttggggtcgtatttcttagcattgaagttagaactagaccacttagagactgctggtgtttgaccaccagcaagagatgacatacaACACTTCAtagcgtgtcatctgccctgatgccacccactccgaccaggggccctccccacaggcgccacccagccgcagcaaaggccacctgacaggatggccattgctgggattcCCGATGCCACAGGGTGATGGGCATCTCCTCCTTGGCATAaatggggagttaatggtgcaggcatcagtagagcagaTCCCTGTGTGGCCagcgggctacaaccaacagggtacatggtggcccccaCCACAACAGTCTGACTaacgtgctggatatcaggcgcaaacAAGCTAAGTAGTCCATTATCATGAACAgtgcagaaagcgatactgcacagaggatggaggaaaatgcacccaggagggtgacaacgcccaacagctggagaatgagcggaagtgcagatccatgCCAAAGAAGCACGCGAGAGGTCTCAGCGCATGTTGGACACTGTGCACTACGTaaagcgcccttccccaattggctcgctcttcgggaaaattttgaaaaatggaggtcaaacccaacaggggaccgtCACATAAAGGCTGATAcatgtgggactccttttagtcgcctcttacgacaggcaggaatacctcgggcctattctaacacccGGGACTGCTGTTTGTCTACAGGGGCATGAGCAGCActagatattgagtgatcactgtgaagggcatgCAGATACctcatactcatgtgagacagtgttatcagcaagtGACTGTCATTGTATGTGTCCATTTGGTtggctggtcgaatcatgcaatatccagatttgtagggcACTTGGCTGCAACAATGTCCTGATGTTAGATTAGATGGGATCACAAGGGCATTATACTTGTCAAGGTTCTGATCAACACAGTCTAACCACATCAGACAGAGTTATTATTCACCAAACACATAATAACCTGTTCCCACCTGTGGACTGCTGACAAATAGCATCGCATTGTGATCAGTAAAGAATAGCAGTTCTGCACTACTGAGGACGACTCTAGTCAGTGAACACGGTGGCAACCAGCAAAGACGTCCCATTCTTTCAATGAATTGGAGAAACACAGCAATTTTACTCCTGGCATCACAGCGTGGTGATCCATTGGGTATGAGGATGATGATaagtgagggaactctgatggcacaactgtacgtcacagacatcctacatcttgtgttacctctcatgtgattgTATTGAAATGTCAGTTTACTACAGGACAACATTCTTCTACATGACACATGTCTATGAACTGTTGACGTACTCCTGCCAAAAAGAAACCCAGATTTGGCCCCAATGTAATGCATGCGGTACCTGCTCTGACATCAACTCGGTCCAGTATATCAAGGACCTGTTACAAAATTTGTGGGCCACCTTGCCTCAGGGGATGATGCAAAAACTTTACGGTGCTTTTTCCAACTGAATGGGGGCATACATCAAGGTCAGAGGGAAAGCAACATTATAAGACAAGTGGGCTCATGCTGCTAAGTTCCTTGTAAGTTTTACTCGATTtggtaatcactgaaatagcatcacaaTAACCACCAAACCCGGCTGCATCAATTTTACCATTCAGTGTGAAAAATGCTAAACAAAAGGAGAATGTATTTCTATCGACAAATTTAACTAAAGACTAGAAATACAGCCATATGCACTGCTTTCTGAAGAAGCTAAGGAACAAGTCCCAACAGTCAATTTAAGTCacacaatggtttaaaaaaatttaaaccagGGACGACAATGTGGGAAATAATACATCTGTGACAGACATTAAGGTAACAGGAAAATTCTACTTTTCCATACCTTCCTAAGAACATAATGGATATCGGAAGTTGTGGGGACGCCCTTTTAAGCATTTCTATGTCATTTAAGAGAAAAACATGTTACTGCAGCAAGCAATTATTTGGACACTTTTCATATGGCACAGCTTGTGCCAAGTTTTATCATTAATCTGATTCTTTTAGCTCTATACAAGACCACCTTATTTATTACTAATTAAAAAGCTCCAAATACATGAACACACATTTTGAGAAATGGATACCTAACTGTGTTCAGCCAGGAGTCTACTCCTGTCATCCAAGTACTGTCCATTGGATACGGAACCGGCCTCACCCCAGGTTTTCCCAAACAAAAAACTGTCACCTCCACAAGGTTCACAGACTGGTTCAGTAATTCAGTCTGCCAGTAgctcacatttttttctgaaactagcCTTGGAAATTACTTTTACAAATATTTGAATCACACTCTGCGAAAGAGTGAGGTTTCCTAACTGTAATATTTATACAACTATATCACTCCGTTCCTTCTCAAGTTAGGAGGGGAAAAAATAgatgaatcaataaataaataccTACAATCTATATAACTCGCATGTTGttaaatccacacacacacacacacacacacacacacacacacacacacacacctctgcagTCCATTTAGGCAGAATAAACCTGCACCATGCATTATTAAGAAAGaacaacagatcaaaatgaaaaacacaattaaaatatccatttaattacaataaaatttagaTATCTCTGTACTTACCTTTCCCGCTGAGACTGGCATTGGCTTTGGCCCCATACCAGGTCCAGGGAAGCCATGCGGTGGATGTGATGGTCCATGCATCCCCATGGGATGCATGTTAGGAGCCATGTTACCACTCATAGCACCCATAGGTCCCATGTTTCCCATAGGATGAGGGTGCGGAGAATGGTGGTGATTCATAGGACTCATTGAGCCCATGTTGTTCATCGGTGTGACGTTCATGCCACCTCCCATATGACCACTGTTCATTGGCGGACCACACAAACTGTTCATAGATGGGCCACCCATTGGTCCATTGTTCATTGGAGGTCCCCCCATAGGACTATTGCTCATTGCTGGGCCACCCATGGGACTACTGTTCATTGGAGGACCACTTAACGGACTACTGTTCATTGGTGGACCACCTATTGGACCACCCATGTTGTTCATGGATGGACCTCCTAAGTGACTGCTGTTCAATGGTCCACCCATTGGACCATTATTCATATGACTGCTGTTCATTGTAGGACCACCCATACCACTCATTGGGCTTCCCATTGGGCCACCCATTGGACTGCCCATTGAACTTCCACTCATCATTGTGCTACCCATGTTGTTCATTGGACTACCAATAGGACCACTCGTACTCATAGGACCACCCATAGTTCCGCTGTTCAGGGGGCTTCCCATAGGAGGACAGCTGTTCATAGGACTGCCCATTGGAGGACCACTGCTCATGGGTGGACCTCCCATCTGGCCACTGCTGATgggtcctcccatggtgtggctgccCATGTTGTTCATCGGTGGGCCACTCATGTGACTACTGCTGCCCATAGGTGGCCCACCCATGTTGCCCATGGGACTCATGCCTCCCATAGGAGGACCACccatgtgatggtggtggtggtggtgattcatGTGGACGTGATGGCTGTGACTCATGCTCATCGACGACATCTGGGGTGGAGTGTCATCGAAAGGATTGGACGCCACAATGGTATCACCATAACCTGTAAAACACATTATTTTGATCTGTAAATCAAGGCAATATAATCATATATTGATACTATGATAAAGAGTTTGGGAcgaatacacaaaattttaacatgATATACATCTTTAGAAACAAACTGTTGTATCTTCACTGATCAACACAATGTCGGCAACTACCCCCTGAtgagaccttagcacatacctttcactcTTCTACTTTAATATATTTGAGTGGTTGGAAGGAGCATATGTGTTAAATAgccaactgaatgaaacacaaaagggcACTCATGCTAAAACAGTATGCGTTCACTGTCAAGCGTTGTGAGAAGCACAATTCATACAGAATATGTAGTGAACTGTTTGGTCTAGAGTTTAAGACTGGAAGTGTTCTGTCAAAACCTCCAGGGAAGTTTACAAAAACTTTAGTGCCAAAATGGCACAAAACAGTGGCCATTTACATCATCGTCTGCAATGTTCATTAACAAGGGCCGATCATCCATCAAGCTTATTGTAAAAATTGTCCTGACCTGAACTGTTTTTGCCCACTATCGTATGAACGGAGCGAACATGGAACAATCTGGATACTGCCATCCCAAATCCATTGCTGTCGTGCAATTTATTTCTGCAATGCACATCCATCAGATTGCCAAACtgtcaccatttttaaatatttcatatgcTACCATGTATGCAACCAAATTCTATTAATAACTAGAGTTCACCATATACACAAAACCTTCACAGAAATAACATTACACATAAATGGAATTGAATAACATATTCAAAGTCTTCGTTGTACacagtttgcaaattattattccaTGAAGCATCTGATATCACACccatagttacttttattctggaAAACAGTTATCATTACCATATTACAGgcacaaatttttttgaaaaaaattattaccttatTTTTGTTTCATAATATCATAAAAATCAATCTATATTCACTCATTATGATGATTATGTAACTGATTATACATGCACAATGCCCGCTGCCTATCAAGGAAGTTTTTGATCAATTAGCTCAGTCCTAAGAGAGGAAAGAGGTACAGGTTCAAGAAGATTGGCCTGGAATAACAATACAAATAAGGGACAAAAAATGTTGTGACAAATGATTTTAGATGCCTCCATAGCCTTAAAAAAAATGGACTAGAGAATACAGAGAATAAGCAATACTCCCTTCATTAgatgtattacacacacacacacacacacacacacacacacacacactagtaaagcCTACAACGTAATGATGCTTTTGATTCAATATCAAGAGAAATAATAACAAACTAACATTggaattatttacattttcaggaTGACATTTTCTTCACATTCCGGTATTGCCACACATTCATATCT
This sequence is a window from Schistocerca serialis cubense isolate TAMUIC-IGC-003099 chromosome 7, iqSchSeri2.2, whole genome shotgun sequence. Protein-coding genes within it:
- the LOC126412283 gene encoding protein pygopus, which codes for MSHNIAGMAPFVSMPRGRNHMYFQGPGGEPQHIQRGPCFHDERNDKHLPNACGMPLGGLGPEFKPPVVGTVPDPPPPKKKRRSSNANTTPVVQAPPPMQDLLPPPLTGYGDTIVASNPFDDTPPQMSSMSMSHSHHVHMNHHHHHHHMGGPPMGGMSPMGNMGGPPMGSSSHMSGPPMNNMGSHTMGGPISSGQMGGPPMSSGPPMGSPMNSCPPMGSPLNSGTMGGPMSTSGPIGSPMNNMGSTMMSGSSMGSPMGGPMGSPMSGMGGPTMNSSHMNNGPMGGPLNSSHLGGPSMNNMGGPIGGPPMNSSPLSGPPMNSSPMGGPAMSNSPMGGPPMNNGPMGGPSMNSLCGPPMNSGHMGGGMNVTPMNNMGSMSPMNHHHSPHPHPMGNMGPMGAMSGNMAPNMHPMGMHGPSHPPHGFPGPGMGPKPMPVSAGKVYPPDQPMVFNPQNPNAPPIYPCGTCHKEVHDNDQAILCESGCNFWFHRVCTGLTETAYQLLTAEVYAEWVCDKCLTSKNIPLVKFKP